A genomic stretch from Arachis stenosperma cultivar V10309 chromosome 3, arast.V10309.gnm1.PFL2, whole genome shotgun sequence includes:
- the LOC130969721 gene encoding pre-rRNA-processing protein ESF2-like isoform X2, whose product MKMFRVEETKALQHTAVQEQEVAAFHQINKTKRKKKRAKVIEENKNTEIGTEVNNNNVSTTTYTSPPDEPNCVISKLKKKNEKPMEVAEEEENAENDAEVVATGTCLNEPNGSESKLKDKKKRLLKEAEKADKRGVCYLSRIPPHMDHVKLRHILSQFGDVQRIFLAPEDSSAPVSTKRSRGARDQAYSEGWVEFKNKSLAKRVANMLNGEQIGGKKRSSFYYDLWNIKYLSKFKWDDLTEELALKKAIREQKIALELSAAKRERDLYLSKVDKSRALNAIEERLKKKQKIQQDSGQVAKVIRHFPQTKPITYNAKESKPGLSDDILDAVFGGS is encoded by the exons ATGAAGATGTTTCGG GTCGAGGAGACCAAGGCTCTTCAACACACCGCAGTACAAGAACAAGAAGTTGCTGCATTTCACCAAATAAACAAgaccaaaagaaagaaaaagagggCAAAAGTTATAGAGGAAAATAAAAACACTGAGATCGGTACAGAGGTGAATAACAACAACGTTTCAACGACGACGTACACCTCACCACCAGACGAACCTAATTGCGTCATatctaaattgaaaaagaagaatgagaagcCTATGGaagttgcagaggaagaagaaaatgcAGAGAATGATGCAGAGGTAGTAGCAACAGGAACATGCTTGAATGAACCTAATGGCTCAGAATCAAAattgaaagataagaagaaaagaTTGTTAAAGGAAGCAGAGAAGGCGGACAAGCGAGGCGTTTGCTATCTGAGTCGGATCCCTCCTCACATGGACCACGTCAAGCTTCGTCACATTCTATCTCAATTCGGAGACGTACAACGCATCTTTCTTGCCCCTGAAG ATTCTAGTGCTCCAGTCTCAACTAAACGGTCACGGGGTGCACGAGACCAAGCATATTCAGAAGg ATGGGTTGAATTCAAGAATAAAAGTCTAGCAAAGAGGGTTGCCAATATGTTGAATGGTGAACAAATAG GGGGGAAGAAGAGGTCATCATTCTACTATGACCTTTGGAATATTAAATACCTAAGTAAATTCAAGTGGGATGATCTCACTGAAGAACTAG CACTAAAGAAAGCTATTCGGGAGCAAAAGATAGCTTTAGAACTTTCTGCTGCCAAGAGAGAGAGGGACTTATATCTTTCCAAAGTCGATAAGTCACGTGCTTTGAATGCAATAGAGGAGAGGCTAAAGAAG AAGCAGAAGATTCAACAAGACTCTGGACAAGTCGCAAAAGTGATCCGCCATTTCCCCCAAACGAAGCCGATAACTTATAATGCTAAAGAAAGTAAACCTGGACTCTCTGATGATATACTGGATGCT GTATTTGGTGGTTCGTAA
- the LOC130969721 gene encoding pre-rRNA-processing protein ESF2-like isoform X1, with protein sequence MKMFRKVEETKALQHTAVQEQEVAAFHQINKTKRKKKRAKVIEENKNTEIGTEVNNNNVSTTTYTSPPDEPNCVISKLKKKNEKPMEVAEEEENAENDAEVVATGTCLNEPNGSESKLKDKKKRLLKEAEKADKRGVCYLSRIPPHMDHVKLRHILSQFGDVQRIFLAPEDSSAPVSTKRSRGARDQAYSEGWVEFKNKSLAKRVANMLNGEQIGGKKRSSFYYDLWNIKYLSKFKWDDLTEELALKKAIREQKIALELSAAKRERDLYLSKVDKSRALNAIEERLKKKQKIQQDSGQVAKVIRHFPQTKPITYNAKESKPGLSDDILDAVFGGS encoded by the exons ATGAAGATGTTTCGG AAGGTCGAGGAGACCAAGGCTCTTCAACACACCGCAGTACAAGAACAAGAAGTTGCTGCATTTCACCAAATAAACAAgaccaaaagaaagaaaaagagggCAAAAGTTATAGAGGAAAATAAAAACACTGAGATCGGTACAGAGGTGAATAACAACAACGTTTCAACGACGACGTACACCTCACCACCAGACGAACCTAATTGCGTCATatctaaattgaaaaagaagaatgagaagcCTATGGaagttgcagaggaagaagaaaatgcAGAGAATGATGCAGAGGTAGTAGCAACAGGAACATGCTTGAATGAACCTAATGGCTCAGAATCAAAattgaaagataagaagaaaagaTTGTTAAAGGAAGCAGAGAAGGCGGACAAGCGAGGCGTTTGCTATCTGAGTCGGATCCCTCCTCACATGGACCACGTCAAGCTTCGTCACATTCTATCTCAATTCGGAGACGTACAACGCATCTTTCTTGCCCCTGAAG ATTCTAGTGCTCCAGTCTCAACTAAACGGTCACGGGGTGCACGAGACCAAGCATATTCAGAAGg ATGGGTTGAATTCAAGAATAAAAGTCTAGCAAAGAGGGTTGCCAATATGTTGAATGGTGAACAAATAG GGGGGAAGAAGAGGTCATCATTCTACTATGACCTTTGGAATATTAAATACCTAAGTAAATTCAAGTGGGATGATCTCACTGAAGAACTAG CACTAAAGAAAGCTATTCGGGAGCAAAAGATAGCTTTAGAACTTTCTGCTGCCAAGAGAGAGAGGGACTTATATCTTTCCAAAGTCGATAAGTCACGTGCTTTGAATGCAATAGAGGAGAGGCTAAAGAAG AAGCAGAAGATTCAACAAGACTCTGGACAAGTCGCAAAAGTGATCCGCCATTTCCCCCAAACGAAGCCGATAACTTATAATGCTAAAGAAAGTAAACCTGGACTCTCTGATGATATACTGGATGCT GTATTTGGTGGTTCGTAA
- the LOC130969721 gene encoding pre-rRNA-processing protein ESF2-like isoform X3 — protein sequence MEVAEEEENAENDAEVVATGTCLNEPNGSESKLKDKKKRLLKEAEKADKRGVCYLSRIPPHMDHVKLRHILSQFGDVQRIFLAPEDSSAPVSTKRSRGARDQAYSEGWVEFKNKSLAKRVANMLNGEQIGGKKRSSFYYDLWNIKYLSKFKWDDLTEELALKKAIREQKIALELSAAKRERDLYLSKVDKSRALNAIEERLKKKQKIQQDSGQVAKVIRHFPQTKPITYNAKESKPGLSDDILDAVFGGS from the exons ATGGaagttgcagaggaagaagaaaatgcAGAGAATGATGCAGAGGTAGTAGCAACAGGAACATGCTTGAATGAACCTAATGGCTCAGAATCAAAattgaaagataagaagaaaagaTTGTTAAAGGAAGCAGAGAAGGCGGACAAGCGAGGCGTTTGCTATCTGAGTCGGATCCCTCCTCACATGGACCACGTCAAGCTTCGTCACATTCTATCTCAATTCGGAGACGTACAACGCATCTTTCTTGCCCCTGAAG ATTCTAGTGCTCCAGTCTCAACTAAACGGTCACGGGGTGCACGAGACCAAGCATATTCAGAAGg ATGGGTTGAATTCAAGAATAAAAGTCTAGCAAAGAGGGTTGCCAATATGTTGAATGGTGAACAAATAG GGGGGAAGAAGAGGTCATCATTCTACTATGACCTTTGGAATATTAAATACCTAAGTAAATTCAAGTGGGATGATCTCACTGAAGAACTAG CACTAAAGAAAGCTATTCGGGAGCAAAAGATAGCTTTAGAACTTTCTGCTGCCAAGAGAGAGAGGGACTTATATCTTTCCAAAGTCGATAAGTCACGTGCTTTGAATGCAATAGAGGAGAGGCTAAAGAAG AAGCAGAAGATTCAACAAGACTCTGGACAAGTCGCAAAAGTGATCCGCCATTTCCCCCAAACGAAGCCGATAACTTATAATGCTAAAGAAAGTAAACCTGGACTCTCTGATGATATACTGGATGCT GTATTTGGTGGTTCGTAA